The genomic interval GCGACCGTCGCTACCGCCCGAATCGATGCACAGCCCCGCCTCGCGGCCGATCGAACAGCAGGAATACACGTGATACCCACTAAGTTTCGCAGGCTTCTGCCGGTCGCACTGGTGACCGTCGCGCTCCTGGGGACGGCATGCGGCGCCGAAACCAGCTCCGCCGCACCGGCACCGGCGCCACCGCCGGCAAGCGAACCCGCACATCAGTTTCCGGGCCACGCCAGGCTCGATCGACTCGTCGGTGAATGGACCGCCGACAAGCAGACCTTCGTGGCGGGCGGAACCCCGGACAAACCACTGGTAGCGCGCGATCTCGTGTCGCGCTGGCGCTGGATCAGCGAGACCGGCAACAACTTCCTGCAGGAGGAAGTGGCGGGTACGCACGGCGACCGGCCCTATTACCGGCTCGGCCTGCTCGGCTACTCCCCCACCGACGACCGGTACGAATGGACGACGGTGGACAGCGTGACGCCGATGATGATGAGCTATCGGGGCGCGAAAGCCAGTGCCGGTTCGGGCGAGATCACCATGACGGGCGACTTCACCGATCCGGGGATCGCCGGGCACCCCGGGGCGACGATCCCGATGCGGACGCTGATCGAGCTGGAGTCGCCCGACCGCACGGTCATGGAGATCTTCTTCACGCCGCCCGGGGAAACCGAGCGGCTGATCGACCGAGTCGTCCTCACCCGGCGGCGGTGAAACGCGGGTCAGGCCGGCGGGATGTTGCGATTGAAGCGGAAGAGGTTGTCCGGGTCGTACTTCCGCTTCAATTCGGCCAGCCGCACGTAGGTTTCCGGCGCGTACCCGGCGCGGGTCTGAGCTTCGCCGGCGGCCGCGGCGGCTCCGTAGAGGAAATTGAGGCTGTGCCCGATCGTCCACGGCGCCAACGCCGTACGGATCGCGGCGAGGCTCTCCGGCGACGCGGTGCCGTCGCTCATAGCGATCGCCCGCACCACGTAGGCAGCCTCGCGGTGGTCCACCACGGCGCCGTTGGGGCTGGGTTTGCCGAGGGCGCCACCCAGGTGCCGGATATCCAGCACCGCCCGCACCGGGCCGGTCGGCCCGGCCACGGAGAGCAGCGCGGACAACGTGTCGTCCGTCAATTTACCGAGCATCGCGTTGGTGGCCGCGTAGCCGTGCGGGTGATCCGGATCGCTGTGGATGGTGTGCGATTCGGTGTACGGCAGCTCGCGCAGGTCGTCCCGCAAGCGCTCACCTACCGCGCGGAGCGGGGCGGCCAACCGCTCGCCGTCTT from Nocardia goodfellowii carries:
- a CDS encoding DUF1579 family protein; translated protein: MTVALLGTACGAETSSAAPAPAPPPASEPAHQFPGHARLDRLVGEWTADKQTFVAGGTPDKPLVARDLVSRWRWISETGNNFLQEEVAGTHGDRPYYRLGLLGYSPTDDRYEWTTVDSVTPMMMSYRGAKASAGSGEITMTGDFTDPGIAGHPGATIPMRTLIELESPDRTVMEIFFTPPGETERLIDRVVLTRRR